In Acidobacteriota bacterium, the following proteins share a genomic window:
- the murG gene encoding undecaprenyldiphospho-muramoylpentapeptide beta-N-acetylglucosaminyltransferase, with protein sequence MSLSVVIAGGGTGGHLYPGIAVARELRRRVPDARVTFAGTTRGLEARIVPREGFELDVIRSAGLKGKSVVARARGAALVLPSLADAWRIVSRRRPDVVVGVGGYSSGPVVLTAALRRIPTMVLEQNAAPGLTNRLLAPFVRAAAVTYDETLAFFDGRGIVTGNPVRAEFFSAVGRDPAGTGRRVLILGGSQGAHAINMAMVAAVPELVRRHPSLEIVHQTGERDLDEVRRQYERAGVGVRVAAFLDPVVDEVTAADLVVGRAGATTLAELAAAGRPAVLIPFAAATDDHQRKNARVLEAAGAAVMIDERELTPPRVADVLGALLDDAGRRTVMSRAMTRFARPDAAARIVDRLLALGARDSGAVQA encoded by the coding sequence GTGAGCCTGTCGGTCGTGATCGCCGGCGGAGGCACGGGCGGCCACCTGTACCCGGGGATCGCCGTCGCGCGGGAGCTGCGGCGTCGCGTGCCCGACGCCCGCGTGACGTTCGCCGGCACGACACGCGGTCTCGAGGCGCGGATCGTGCCGCGCGAAGGCTTCGAGCTGGACGTCATCAGGAGCGCGGGGTTGAAAGGCAAGTCGGTCGTCGCGCGCGCGCGTGGCGCGGCCCTCGTGCTGCCGTCGCTCGCCGATGCGTGGCGGATCGTCTCGAGGCGGCGGCCCGACGTGGTGGTCGGCGTCGGTGGATACAGCTCCGGCCCGGTCGTGCTGACGGCCGCGCTCCGGCGCATCCCGACCATGGTGCTCGAGCAGAACGCGGCGCCGGGATTGACCAACCGGCTGCTCGCGCCGTTCGTCCGGGCCGCGGCGGTCACGTATGACGAGACGCTCGCGTTCTTCGACGGCAGGGGCATCGTCACCGGCAACCCGGTCCGGGCCGAGTTCTTCTCGGCGGTGGGCCGCGATCCGGCGGGCACGGGACGGAGGGTACTGATTCTTGGCGGTTCTCAGGGCGCGCACGCGATCAACATGGCCATGGTGGCGGCAGTCCCCGAGCTGGTACGGCGTCATCCGTCGCTCGAGATCGTGCACCAGACGGGCGAGCGCGATCTCGACGAGGTGCGGCGGCAGTACGAGCGCGCTGGCGTCGGCGTGCGCGTGGCCGCGTTCCTCGATCCGGTGGTGGACGAAGTGACGGCGGCCGATCTCGTCGTCGGCCGCGCCGGCGCCACGACCCTGGCGGAACTGGCGGCTGCCGGCCGGCCCGCCGTGCTGATTCCGTTCGCCGCCGCGACCGACGATCACCAGCGCAAGAACGCGCGCGTGCTCGAGGCCGCCGGCGCCGCCGTGATGATCGACGAGCGCGAGCTGACGCCGCCGCGGGTCGCCGACGTGCTCGGCGCGCTCCTCGACGACGCGGGCCGGCGAACGGTGATGAGCCGGGCGATGACGCGGTTCGCACGGCCCGACGCGGCCGCACGGATCGTCGACCGTCTCCTGGCGCTCGGCGCGCGCGACAGCGGCGCGGTGCAGGCCTGA
- a CDS encoding UDP-N-acetylmuramate--L-alanine ligase — protein MSGIAELLVNLGYRVSGSDARRSDITDRLSDLGARIAIGHDAAHIGDADVVVISSAVPADNPEVAEARARRVPVIPRAEMLAALMQLRVGIAVAGAHGKTTTTSMVAVMLERAGLDPTAVIGGRLSVFGSNARLGKGQYIVVEADESDRSFLKLQPAIAVITNIDREHLEAYGTFEALVGAFRDFAERVPFYGAVIACLDDPAVRSLVPDLTRRVITYGFHGQANVRGVEPMTDGVSARCRVEYAVRGLATGAGDLTLQVPGLHALQNALGAIAVGLELGLSFERMQAALAEFRNAERRYQARGEVHGIQVIDDYAHHPTEIAAVLRTGRAGHPFRLMAVLQPHRYSRTRDQMAAFGPALAEADVVVLTDIYPAGEAPLPGVTLETLAEAIRPSVRELHLVADLDDVAPEVARLARPGDLILTLGAGSIARVSSGIVSALAAREGRR, from the coding sequence ATGAGCGGGATCGCGGAACTGCTCGTCAACCTCGGCTACCGGGTCAGCGGCTCGGATGCGCGACGATCCGACATCACGGACCGTCTCTCGGATCTCGGCGCGCGGATCGCCATCGGCCATGACGCGGCACACATCGGAGACGCCGACGTGGTCGTGATCTCCTCGGCCGTGCCGGCCGACAACCCCGAGGTGGCCGAAGCGCGCGCGCGCCGCGTCCCCGTGATCCCGCGCGCGGAGATGCTCGCCGCGCTGATGCAATTGCGCGTCGGGATCGCCGTCGCCGGCGCGCACGGCAAGACCACGACGACCTCCATGGTGGCCGTCATGCTCGAGCGCGCCGGGCTGGATCCCACGGCGGTCATCGGCGGCCGGCTGAGCGTCTTCGGCAGCAACGCCCGGCTCGGCAAGGGGCAGTACATCGTCGTCGAGGCGGACGAGAGCGATCGCTCGTTTCTGAAGCTCCAACCGGCGATCGCGGTCATCACGAACATCGACCGGGAACACCTCGAGGCGTACGGCACGTTCGAGGCCCTCGTCGGCGCGTTTCGCGATTTCGCCGAGCGCGTGCCGTTCTATGGGGCCGTGATCGCGTGCCTCGACGATCCCGCCGTGCGATCGCTCGTGCCGGACCTGACGCGCCGCGTGATCACGTACGGTTTCCACGGTCAGGCCAACGTGCGCGGCGTCGAGCCGATGACCGACGGCGTCTCGGCGCGATGCCGCGTGGAATACGCGGTGCGCGGCCTGGCAACGGGCGCCGGCGATCTGACGCTGCAGGTGCCCGGCTTGCACGCGCTTCAGAACGCGCTCGGGGCCATCGCCGTCGGCCTGGAGCTGGGGCTCTCGTTCGAACGGATGCAGGCGGCGCTCGCCGAGTTCCGAAACGCCGAACGCCGGTACCAGGCTCGGGGCGAGGTGCACGGCATTCAGGTCATCGACGACTACGCGCACCATCCGACCGAGATTGCCGCGGTGCTCAGGACGGGCCGAGCCGGCCACCCGTTCCGGCTGATGGCGGTGCTGCAGCCGCACCGTTATTCCCGGACGCGCGATCAGATGGCGGCCTTCGGGCCCGCCCTCGCCGAGGCGGACGTCGTGGTGCTCACCGACATCTATCCGGCAGGGGAGGCGCCGCTGCCGGGCGTGACGCTCGAGACGCTGGCGGAGGCGATCCGCCCGTCGGTCCGCGAGCTGCACCTCGTCGCGGATCTCGATGACGTCGCGCCGGAAGTCGCGAGGCTCGCCCGTCCGGGCGATCTCATCCTCACGCTCGGTGCGGGTTCGATCGCGCGCGTGAGCAGCGGCATCGTGAGCGCGCTCGCCGCGCGGGAGGGCCGCCGATGA
- a CDS encoding radical SAM protein produces the protein MGAVRKAHAGRLRVALAFPNTYFVGMSNLGLQTVYSLFNADDRVVCERVFLPPKSEVSARLIRREPLITLESQMPVRDADVFAFSVSFEWDYTNIVTMLRLAGLQPRADRRHGRDPLVVIGGAVTFVNPEPLAPFADVIACGEAELLVPDLVDAIGEIGTRDRPGLLQRLAGKTGFYVPALYDVVYDGPGRVAAIVPKPDTGAPVTIRKAAVKAADRLDPPATKIFTPETEFGSRLLIEVVRGCANLCRFCWAGYNYLPVRPFDTARILEIAEAARPHANRVGLVSIALCDHPDIEPILQRLLEMGYGISPASLRLDDLTPAILRLLRASGERSITIAPETGSDRLRRVINKTVTNADILERADLIFREGFENLKLYYMIGLPGETDEDLVAIRDLTREIRDRMGEHARSRGTIGRLIASVNPLVPKPATTYQWLPMTRAEEIDRKADRLRRLVDGMDNVFFNIKSERQSYFQGLLSLGDRRVADTIEAAERNGGQWRAAVQETGLDADAYLYRDRSADPFLPWQIIDGGVKTAFFRQELAKSARAEWTLPATQAARAPERAAVVE, from the coding sequence GTGGGCGCCGTCCGCAAGGCGCACGCCGGACGGCTGCGCGTGGCCCTCGCGTTCCCGAACACCTACTTCGTCGGGATGTCGAACCTGGGGCTCCAGACGGTGTACTCGCTGTTCAACGCCGACGACCGCGTGGTGTGCGAGCGCGTCTTCCTCCCGCCCAAATCCGAGGTCAGCGCACGGTTGATCCGACGCGAGCCGCTCATCACGCTGGAATCGCAGATGCCGGTCCGTGACGCCGACGTGTTCGCGTTCTCCGTGTCCTTCGAATGGGACTACACGAACATCGTCACGATGCTGCGGCTGGCGGGGCTGCAGCCGCGCGCCGACCGCCGGCACGGGCGCGATCCGCTCGTGGTCATCGGCGGAGCGGTGACGTTCGTCAACCCCGAGCCGCTCGCGCCGTTCGCCGACGTGATCGCCTGCGGTGAGGCGGAGCTGCTCGTGCCGGACCTGGTGGACGCGATCGGCGAGATCGGCACGAGGGACCGGCCGGGCCTCTTGCAGCGGCTGGCCGGGAAGACCGGCTTCTACGTGCCGGCACTTTATGACGTCGTCTACGACGGCCCTGGCCGCGTCGCAGCGATCGTCCCGAAGCCCGACACGGGCGCCCCGGTCACCATCCGCAAGGCGGCCGTCAAAGCGGCCGACCGCTTGGACCCGCCGGCGACGAAGATCTTCACGCCGGAGACCGAGTTCGGGTCGCGGCTGCTGATCGAGGTCGTGCGCGGGTGCGCCAACCTGTGCCGGTTCTGCTGGGCTGGCTACAACTACCTTCCCGTCCGGCCGTTCGACACGGCGCGGATTCTCGAGATCGCCGAAGCCGCCCGCCCGCACGCGAACCGCGTGGGGCTCGTCTCGATCGCGCTGTGCGATCACCCGGACATCGAGCCGATCCTCCAGCGGCTGCTCGAGATGGGCTATGGCATCAGCCCGGCATCGCTCCGTCTCGACGATCTGACGCCGGCGATCCTGCGCCTGCTCCGCGCCAGCGGCGAGCGGTCGATCACCATCGCTCCGGAAACGGGTTCGGACCGGCTGAGGCGCGTGATCAACAAGACGGTCACGAATGCCGACATCCTCGAACGGGCGGACCTGATCTTCCGGGAAGGCTTCGAGAACCTGAAGCTCTACTACATGATCGGCCTGCCCGGCGAGACCGACGAGGACCTCGTCGCCATCAGGGATTTGACGAGGGAGATCCGCGACCGGATGGGCGAGCACGCCCGCAGCCGCGGCACCATCGGCCGGCTGATCGCGTCGGTCAATCCGCTCGTCCCCAAGCCCGCCACGACCTACCAGTGGCTGCCGATGACGCGAGCCGAGGAGATCGACCGCAAGGCCGACCGGCTGCGCCGGCTCGTCGACGGCATGGACAACGTCTTCTTCAACATCAAGTCCGAGCGTCAGTCGTATTTTCAAGGCTTGCTCTCCCTCGGCGACCGCCGCGTGGCGGACACGATAGAAGCGGCCGAACGCAACGGCGGCCAATGGCGCGCCGCCGTCCAGGAAACCGGGCTCGATGCCGACGCCTACCTGTACCGCGATCGCAGCGCCGACCCGTTCCTGCCATGGCAGATCATCGATGGCGGCGTGAAGACCGCGTTCTTCCGGCAGGAGCTTGCGAAGTCGGCGCGTGCGGAGTGGACGCTGCCGGCCACGCAGGCCGCCCGTGCTCCCGAGCGCGCCGCTGTTGTCGAGTAG
- a CDS encoding cation:proton antiporter → MEHQATLLITTAMGFVMACAFGIVATRLRLPPLVGYLLAGIAIGPASPFSSGDAEVASQLAEIGIILLMFGVGLHFSTADLLAVRWVAIPGAVGQIAVATAIGTLVAMGWGWTLPAGLVLGLALSVASTVVVLRALEERAAVTSANGRIAVAWLVVEDLAMVLTLVLLPALASVVGTGQEAGGHAAAAEGPVLVLVGLTIGKIAVFLALVAVLGPRVVPWVLQQAARTGSHELFTLAVLSIALGVAYGASTLFGVSFALGAFCAGVVLSKSDLSHRAAEESLPLQHAFAVIFFVSVGMLFDPSILVREPVAVLWVLFIILIGKSIVAFAIVQALGYPVSTALTVSASLAQIGEFSFILAGLGISLGLLPPTGRDLILAGALLSVALNPLAFASVRPLQRWMRSQRRIMSRVEPAQDLRLARLQAALDANRTAAERASLQPDELISRWKVFGDLDVAMRTELLTLFKPRSAAPGTRLIRAGDAADEVFFISSGAVEVSVKGRRIRLGPGEFFGEMALLSGAPRSADVTAIDYCQLLTLSQKDFAAFLGRHPELRARLDEVARARNEMNRLLPDPAADAPAVGTVGR, encoded by the coding sequence ATGGAACATCAGGCCACGCTGCTCATCACGACCGCGATGGGGTTCGTCATGGCGTGTGCGTTCGGCATCGTCGCGACGCGCCTGCGCCTGCCCCCGCTCGTCGGCTACCTGCTGGCGGGCATCGCGATCGGCCCGGCCTCGCCGTTCTCCTCGGGCGATGCCGAGGTCGCGAGCCAGTTGGCCGAAATCGGGATCATCCTGTTGATGTTCGGCGTCGGCCTGCACTTCTCGACCGCCGATTTGCTGGCCGTGCGATGGGTGGCCATCCCGGGCGCGGTGGGGCAGATTGCCGTCGCGACCGCGATCGGCACGCTCGTCGCGATGGGCTGGGGGTGGACGCTGCCCGCCGGGCTCGTCCTGGGGCTCGCCCTCTCGGTCGCCAGCACCGTCGTCGTCCTGCGCGCCCTTGAAGAGCGGGCCGCCGTGACGTCGGCCAACGGACGGATCGCGGTCGCGTGGCTGGTCGTCGAGGACCTGGCGATGGTGTTGACGCTCGTGCTGCTGCCGGCGCTGGCCAGCGTCGTCGGCACGGGGCAGGAGGCTGGAGGGCACGCCGCCGCCGCAGAGGGGCCTGTGCTCGTGCTCGTGGGCCTGACGATCGGCAAGATTGCCGTGTTTCTCGCGCTCGTGGCGGTGCTGGGCCCGCGCGTCGTGCCGTGGGTGCTGCAGCAGGCGGCTCGGACCGGGTCGCACGAGCTCTTCACGCTGGCGGTGCTCAGCATCGCGCTCGGCGTCGCCTACGGCGCATCGACGCTGTTCGGCGTGTCGTTCGCGCTCGGGGCGTTCTGTGCGGGCGTCGTGCTCAGCAAGTCGGATCTCAGCCACCGGGCGGCGGAGGAGTCGCTGCCGCTCCAGCATGCGTTCGCCGTCATCTTCTTCGTGTCGGTCGGGATGCTGTTCGATCCGTCGATCCTCGTCCGGGAGCCGGTCGCCGTGCTGTGGGTGCTGTTCATCATCCTGATCGGCAAGTCGATCGTGGCGTTCGCGATCGTGCAGGCGCTCGGCTATCCCGTCAGCACGGCCCTGACCGTGTCGGCGAGCCTTGCGCAGATCGGTGAGTTCTCGTTCATCCTCGCGGGCCTGGGCATTTCGCTCGGCCTGCTTCCTCCGACCGGCCGCGATTTGATCCTCGCCGGCGCCCTGCTGTCGGTGGCGCTCAATCCGCTGGCGTTCGCGTCGGTCCGTCCGCTCCAGCGCTGGATGCGCAGCCAGCGGCGGATCATGTCGCGCGTCGAGCCGGCCCAGGATCTCCGTCTGGCCAGGCTGCAGGCGGCGCTGGATGCGAACCGCACGGCGGCAGAGCGGGCATCGCTGCAACCCGACGAGCTCATCTCGCGGTGGAAGGTGTTCGGCGATCTGGACGTCGCCATGCGCACCGAGCTGCTGACGCTGTTCAAACCGAGATCGGCGGCGCCCGGCACCCGGCTCATCCGCGCCGGCGATGCGGCCGACGAGGTGTTCTTCATCTCGTCGGGCGCCGTGGAAGTCTCGGTGAAGGGCCGCCGGATTCGCCTCGGTCCCGGCGAGTTCTTCGGCGAGATGGCGCTGCTCAGCGGCGCGCCGCGGTCCGCCGACGTCACGGCCATCGACTACTGCCAACTGCTCACGCTGAGCCAGAAGGACTTCGCCGCGTTCCTCGGCCGTCATCCGGAGTTGCGCGCGAGGCTCGACGAAGTGGCCCGCGCCCGCAACGAGATGAACCGCCTGCTCCCGGATCCGGCCGCGGATGCGCCGGCCGTCGGCACGGTGGGGCGGTAA
- a CDS encoding FtsQ-type POTRA domain-containing protein, producing the protein MTATPEPRALASAGVALPPDRRYRRPDLRPDRRRLGRRIARVLGWTGLGLLFALAAAWGSQWALRAEPLKVRGIDVRGAARLSAGEIDALLDGLRGENIFEVDFDVYRRRLLDSPWIASATFRRALPSTIAIEIVERTPLAIARLGQQLYLVDDTGVIIDEYGAPYADLDLPIVDGLLTGPSAAGPLADPARVHLVGALLAALAARPELRGRLSQIDVASPHDAVVMFDAPSIWLHLGETRFVERLQTFFEVAPELQEQIGDLDQVDLRFDDRVFVRPRRASDRRARPAGNTPDNTVERPSGGRMTSEDAHGA; encoded by the coding sequence ATGACGGCGACGCCGGAGCCCCGCGCGCTCGCGTCGGCTGGCGTGGCCCTGCCGCCGGACCGGCGGTACCGCCGGCCGGATCTGCGGCCGGATCGCCGCCGGCTCGGCCGCCGGATCGCGCGCGTGCTGGGTTGGACGGGGCTGGGGCTCCTGTTCGCCCTGGCGGCGGCGTGGGGATCGCAGTGGGCGCTCCGCGCGGAGCCGCTGAAGGTTCGCGGCATCGACGTGCGCGGGGCCGCGCGGCTGTCGGCCGGTGAGATCGACGCCCTGCTCGACGGCCTGCGCGGCGAGAACATCTTCGAGGTGGACTTCGACGTCTATCGGCGGCGCCTGCTCGACTCGCCGTGGATCGCCAGCGCGACGTTTCGCCGCGCGCTCCCGTCGACGATCGCGATCGAGATCGTCGAGCGGACGCCGCTGGCGATCGCGCGCCTGGGACAGCAGCTCTATCTCGTCGACGACACGGGCGTGATCATCGACGAATACGGCGCGCCGTACGCGGACCTCGATCTGCCGATCGTCGACGGGCTGCTCACCGGCCCGTCCGCCGCCGGCCCTCTGGCGGATCCCGCGCGCGTACACCTGGTCGGCGCCCTGCTCGCCGCGCTGGCGGCGCGGCCGGAGCTCCGCGGGCGGCTGTCGCAGATCGACGTCGCGAGCCCGCACGACGCGGTCGTCATGTTCGACGCGCCCTCGATCTGGCTGCACCTCGGCGAGACGCGGTTCGTCGAGCGTCTCCAGACGTTCTTCGAAGTGGCGCCGGAGCTGCAGGAGCAGATCGGCGACTTGGATCAGGTGGATCTGCGGTTCGACGATCGCGTGTTCGTGCGCCCGCGGAGGGCGAGCGACCGTCGCGCCCGTCCCGCGGGGAACACGCCCGACAACACGGTCGAGCGCCCGTCCGGCGGGCGGATGACGAGTGAGGACGCTCATGGCGCGTAA
- the pgeF gene encoding peptidoglycan editing factor PgeF: MTEVPSDFEWRRGPAGQVLVCRPLDACARHLFSSRDLRYRDDRLEADRRSVAAALDVNPPDVFSVSQVHGCQVMTVTMGVAPPRESAADGLITARAGTAVSVLVADCVPVLIADRHGRAVAAVHAGWRGTAAAIVMAAVQQLETMGIPAGDLVAAIGPSIGPCCYQVDAPVKAAFARLGDGAEAWFTADGDAHWRLDLWRANRDQLTRAGVRPSSVFVARLCTADHLDRCWSYRREGRRTGRMVAAIALSAAKP; encoded by the coding sequence ATGACCGAAGTTCCCTCCGACTTCGAATGGCGCCGAGGACCGGCCGGCCAGGTGCTCGTCTGCCGGCCGCTCGACGCCTGTGCGCGGCACCTGTTCTCCTCGCGCGATCTTCGCTATCGAGACGACCGGCTCGAGGCCGATCGGCGCAGCGTTGCCGCCGCACTCGACGTGAACCCGCCCGACGTCTTCTCGGTTTCGCAGGTCCACGGCTGCCAGGTGATGACGGTAACGATGGGCGTCGCCCCGCCGCGGGAGAGCGCGGCGGACGGACTGATCACCGCGCGGGCAGGCACCGCCGTCTCGGTCCTCGTCGCCGACTGCGTCCCGGTGCTGATCGCCGACCGGCACGGCAGGGCTGTGGCCGCCGTACACGCCGGCTGGCGGGGCACGGCCGCGGCCATCGTGATGGCCGCAGTCCAGCAGCTCGAGACGATGGGCATTCCGGCGGGCGATCTGGTCGCTGCGATCGGGCCCAGCATCGGGCCGTGCTGCTATCAGGTCGATGCGCCGGTCAAGGCGGCATTCGCTCGGCTCGGCGACGGCGCCGAGGCCTGGTTCACCGCCGATGGCGACGCACATTGGCGGCTCGATCTCTGGCGCGCGAACCGCGACCAGTTGACGCGCGCCGGCGTTCGGCCGTCGTCCGTGTTCGTGGCGCGACTCTGCACCGCCGACCACCTCGACCGATGCTGGTCGTATCGGCGGGAGGGCCGACGAACCGGCCGGATGGTGGCGGCGATTGCGCTGTCCGCGGCGAAGCCGTGA
- the ftsA gene encoding cell division protein FtsA, with translation MARKERFLIGLDVGTSKVSVIVGELMDDGGLDIIGIGLAESRGIRRGIVNNVDSAAEAIKKALDEAELTAGVEIDSVHLALSGAHVKAFNSRGVVAVAGRNREITRDDVKRAIDAARAVALPGGREILHVLPQDFVVDDQDGITAPVGMTGSRLEVNVHVVTGSSASMQNMIACVNRAGVEVVDTVLEQLAASEAVLTPDEKELGVCLVDIGGGTTDFAVFERGSLWHTGVLPVGGDHFTNDIAVGLRMPIPDAEKLKRRSGCALTSLVAEDETMEVASIAGRRARLMPRRVLSEIVQPRAEEICHLLWDEIRRAGYEKSLNSGIVITGGGALLEGMGEIAEQIFDLPVRRGAPDGVGGLADHVNSPAFATSVGVVAYTHRHLQHEPARVSAGALGRITGRLRTLFKEFF, from the coding sequence ATGGCGCGTAAGGAACGGTTCCTGATCGGGCTCGACGTCGGCACGTCGAAGGTCTCCGTCATCGTCGGCGAGCTGATGGACGATGGCGGCCTCGACATCATCGGCATCGGGCTCGCGGAGTCCCGCGGCATCCGCCGCGGCATCGTCAACAACGTGGACTCGGCCGCCGAGGCGATCAAGAAGGCGCTCGACGAAGCGGAGCTGACGGCCGGCGTCGAGATCGACAGCGTGCACCTGGCGCTGTCGGGCGCGCACGTCAAGGCGTTCAACAGCCGGGGCGTCGTCGCCGTCGCAGGGCGCAACCGCGAGATCACGCGCGACGACGTGAAGCGGGCGATCGACGCGGCGCGCGCGGTGGCGCTGCCGGGCGGCCGGGAAATCCTCCACGTGCTGCCGCAGGACTTCGTCGTGGACGACCAGGACGGAATCACGGCGCCCGTCGGGATGACCGGCAGCCGGCTCGAGGTGAACGTCCACGTCGTGACGGGCAGCTCCGCGTCGATGCAGAACATGATTGCCTGCGTCAACCGCGCGGGCGTCGAGGTCGTCGACACGGTGCTCGAGCAGCTCGCCGCGAGCGAGGCCGTGCTGACGCCCGACGAGAAGGAGCTCGGCGTGTGCCTCGTGGACATCGGCGGCGGCACCACCGACTTCGCCGTGTTCGAGCGCGGCAGCCTGTGGCACACGGGCGTGCTCCCGGTCGGCGGAGACCACTTCACCAACGACATCGCGGTCGGCCTGCGCATGCCGATTCCGGACGCCGAGAAGCTCAAGCGCCGATCGGGCTGCGCCCTGACGTCGCTCGTCGCCGAAGACGAGACGATGGAGGTCGCGAGCATCGCCGGCCGCCGTGCCCGGCTGATGCCGCGCCGTGTGCTGTCGGAGATCGTGCAGCCGCGCGCCGAGGAGATCTGTCACCTGCTGTGGGACGAAATCCGGCGCGCCGGCTACGAGAAGTCGCTCAACTCCGGCATCGTCATCACCGGCGGCGGCGCCCTGCTCGAAGGCATGGGCGAGATCGCCGAGCAGATCTTCGATTTGCCGGTGCGCCGCGGCGCCCCGGACGGCGTCGGCGGGCTCGCCGATCACGTGAACAGCCCGGCGTTCGCGACCTCGGTCGGCGTCGTCGCCTACACCCATCGCCATCTGCAGCACGAGCCGGCGCGCGTGAGCGCCGGCGCGCTCGGCCGCATCACCGGCCGGCTTCGCACGCTGTTCAAAGAGTTCTTCTAG
- the ftsZ gene encoding cell division protein FtsZ: MDLRHLHPHAPETLRLTLEEEVIRTGARIKVIGVGGGGGNAVNRMVHAGFGGVEFIVANTDQQALQNNAAPVKVQIGSQLTKGLGAGADPNLGRAAALEDTERLLEVLSGADMVFVTTGLGGGTGTGAAPVIASLANQLGALTVAVVTTPFRFEGRRRSTQAQAGVQELADAVDTMITIPNERLLSTVNRTTSMSAAFETADDVLRQAIQGISDLILVPGLINLDFADVKTIMSRMGLAIMGTGVASGDDRAKLAATAAISSPLLEETSVTGARGVIINVTGGADLTLAEVSEASEIIHSAAHEEANIIFGAVVDPGMEGRVKITVIATGFDRARAIAAPAAQASKPTPVDLTAYANAAQEEVPEKQAVNGGFVVHRRPAIDMFGSRPAITPAVSSADDEEGSPLDVPAFLRRQEPS, from the coding sequence ATGGATCTCCGCCACCTGCATCCGCACGCGCCAGAAACGCTCCGCCTGACCCTCGAGGAGGAAGTCATCCGCACCGGGGCCCGCATCAAGGTGATCGGCGTCGGCGGCGGCGGCGGCAACGCCGTCAACCGGATGGTCCACGCCGGCTTCGGCGGCGTGGAGTTCATCGTCGCCAACACGGATCAGCAGGCGTTGCAGAACAACGCGGCACCGGTGAAGGTCCAGATCGGCAGCCAGCTCACGAAAGGGCTCGGCGCCGGCGCCGACCCGAACCTCGGCCGCGCGGCCGCGCTCGAGGACACCGAGCGGCTGCTCGAGGTGCTGAGTGGGGCGGACATGGTGTTCGTCACGACCGGCCTCGGCGGCGGCACCGGCACCGGCGCGGCGCCCGTGATCGCCAGCCTCGCCAACCAGTTGGGCGCGCTCACCGTGGCGGTCGTCACGACGCCGTTCCGCTTCGAGGGGCGGCGCCGGTCCACCCAGGCGCAGGCGGGCGTGCAGGAGCTGGCCGACGCGGTCGACACGATGATCACGATCCCGAACGAACGCCTGTTGAGCACGGTCAACCGGACGACCAGCATGTCGGCGGCCTTCGAAACGGCCGATGACGTGCTCCGGCAGGCCATCCAGGGGATCTCCGACCTCATCCTCGTGCCGGGGCTCATCAACCTGGATTTCGCCGACGTCAAGACGATCATGTCGCGCATGGGGCTGGCCATCATGGGCACCGGCGTCGCCTCCGGCGACGATCGCGCCAAGCTGGCCGCGACGGCCGCCATCTCCAGCCCGCTGCTCGAGGAAACGTCGGTGACCGGCGCGCGGGGTGTGATCATCAACGTGACCGGCGGAGCGGACCTCACCCTGGCGGAAGTCAGCGAGGCCTCCGAGATCATCCATTCGGCGGCGCACGAGGAGGCGAACATCATCTTCGGCGCCGTCGTGGATCCGGGCATGGAAGGGCGCGTGAAGATCACCGTCATCGCCACCGGCTTCGATCGCGCCCGCGCCATTGCGGCGCCGGCCGCCCAGGCCAGCAAGCCGACCCCCGTGGACCTCACGGCCTACGCGAACGCGGCCCAGGAGGAAGTCCCCGAGAAACAGGCGGTCAACGGTGGGTTCGTCGTCCACCGCCGGCCGGCGATCGACATGTTCGGATCGAGGCCGGCGATCACGCCCGCCGTCTCGAGCGCAGACGACGAGGAGGGATCGCCGCTCGACGTGCCGGCATTCCTTCGCCGGCAGGAGCCGTCATAG